CTAAAATCTATTGGGAACGTGTCTGGAAAGCCGGCGTTGAATATCTTCAGCGAACCCAGATTATCGACACAATCGGTCACTGCGGCAAAGAAGCCCTTTTCGAATCCTGCGCACCACATGGAGTCGATGCATAGGGTGTCGCCGTCGGGGGCGAAGCCGTTAAAGAACATCTGGTACGGCCAGCAATGCTGAATGTCCTGAGTATCCACTATGGCCTCAGATCCAATCATGGTGACTTCCCGAGCCGGCACCGTCACGCTGCCCGAAGCCGGCGTGAACTCAATTGGAAATGTGTCCGGCACTCCTGCGAATGAATAGTCGTCCGTGAGCGGCTCGATGCCGGAATTGATAATCAGACCGGTTAATTTGGCCCATCCTGTCGGCGACGGGCCGTCATACACTTCTGCGCCCAGGGTCACCTTGCACTTCCCATCGGCCCCGGCCGCATAGATTTTCTGAATCTCCGCTGCACTTAAAACGCGCGGAAAGATCTCCAATTCATCGATACCCCCCGCGAAGCAGGCGCCGCCCTGCGGCGAAACAATCCGGTCGCCGACCCAGAGCTCCGAGGTATTGTGAAGCGTGCCCTGGTAGCCGGAGGGGTTGAGGGTCGTGACCGGCGCGCCATCAAGGTAGAACACGAGCCCGGTCGGGCTGTCGCGGTCGACCGTCACGGCGACATGGTGCCACGTGCCGGAGACGGGAATCGCGTTCCCCGCCGGCACAGCCCAGTTGTTGTAGCCGGCGGCGCCGCAGGCGAGCTGGAGGGCGAGCCGACCATCCAGCAGGAAGAAGCTGTACCCGCTGAGGTACCCGCCGATGTCCTGGCGCTTGTCGATGATGGTGCGAATGCCGGCCAGCCCCTCGCGCTGAATCCAGGCGTCGATCGAGAAGTCATTCTCACGGATGTCGATGCCGCGGCCGCGGGCCGCGCTGAACGGATTCGTCCAGTAATGGGGAACGGCGACGTGCTGGTTGCCGCCGTCGAAGAACAATGCGTTGTCGACCTTGCCCGTGATCCAGGACGGGCCGCCGACGAGGGCGCCGTCGAGACCGCGCACATTGTGCGCCGCGGTCCCGGAGGCTTCGTCAAACGGCAACCACAGCCCCATTTTCGGCGGCGGCTGCGTGCACGCACTCCAGCCGTCGGCGGCCACCAGCAAGACCGCGACCAAGGACGCGGCGACGATCATCGCCCGAAAAACCAAACGATCCCTCTGCACCGTGCGCCGGCCGACCCCCCTTTTTGACACGAACCGTGGTCTCTTCATGACGCCTTCTCCTGGGAAAGATGTACAGTTATCCCTGCTCACGTTCTGCGCACAGAACGGCCGAACGCCGGTGGTGTCTCACTATGATGTGGGTTGTCCGGATAGGTTGCCCTAGTATATCTTGTCGCCCCCCGTTAGGCAAGCTATTTGTGGACATGAGAGGCGCATTTTTGACGGCGAACAGGCAGGGCAAGCCTAAGACGACCGAAAAAGTCTCGTATCCGGGATGATCCGCCGCGCCAGGCGCGCCTCCGGCCCAGGCGGGTCGAGGGCGAGGCCGGGCGCCGGAACCAAAAGAATCGGCTCCGGCCGTTGATCCGACGGGGGCGGAAAAGCGCTTGACGCGGGGTATTACTTTGTATTAACATGGGCTCCGACCGGCAGGAGGATTTCGCCGGACCGGGATGGTCCGGTCGGCGCGATGAGAAAGAAATCGGAAATCGTGACGTTCAAGGTCGACGGGGCGCTGCTGGAGGAACTCCGGAAAGTCCCCAATCGATCAGCCTTTATCCGTACGGCGGTACTGTCCGCGCTTCGGGCAACCTGCCCGCTGTGCCAGGGGACGGGGATTCTTTCGGCATCGCAGCAGCGCCACTGGGATCGGTTCGCGCATGACCACGCGGTCACCGAATGCGACGACTGCCACGAGCTCTACCTGGTGTGCGAACACGAGGCGGGTCAGAGGCCAGGCCGTAAGCCGGCGGGCCGGAAACCGGCGGCCGGGGCGGTGAAGGCTGGGCGGCGGGGGAGGACGCGCCGAGGGAAATAGACGGCGGCGGCCGGAGGCCGCATACTTGGGAACAGGTTGACGATGATAGAGAATAGACTGATCAAGTGGACCGGCAGGGGGATCGGGGCGGTGGGCGCCGCGGTGGCGATCGGGCTGGCGCCCGCGGGGTGCGGGAGCGGGGCCAAAGCCCCGGGGGGTACGATCCAGGCGTTTGTCACGGTGGCGCCGCAGGCGTACTTTGTCGAGCGGGTCGGCGGCGATTGCGTGGCGGTCGATGTGCTCGTGCCGCCGGGTCAGTCGCCGCACACCTACGAGCCGACGCCCCGGCAGATGGCGCGCCTGGAGGCGGCCGACGTGTATTTCCGGGCGGGGATGCCGATCGAGAACCGGTGGATCGGACGGCTGGCGGAAATTGTGGGGGCGGACCGAATAATCGACACGCGCGCCGGGGTGGCGCTGCGGTCGATCGAGGGGCACAGCCACGAGGAGGGGGACGAGGAGGAAGCGGCGCATGGCAAGACGCCCGATCCGCACATCTGGCTGGACCCGGTGGCGGCGAAGACGCAGGCGCGGACAATCGCCGAGGCTCTGGGCCGCCTCGATCCGGGGCGCCGCGAGGACTACGGGGCGCGGCTGGCCGCGTTCGAGCACGATCTCGACTCCGTGCACGCGCTCATCGGCGAAATCCTCGCGCCCTGCGCCGGCCGGGCCGTGTACGTGTTTCATCCCTCCTACGGCTACTTCCTCGACCGCTACGGCCTGCGGCAGACGGCGATTGAGCGGGAGGGGAAGGAGCCGGCGGCCCGGGATCTCGCGGACCTGATCGACGCGGCGCGCGCCGACAGCGTGCGGGCGCTGTTCGTCCAGCCGCAGTTTGCCAGGAAGACGGCGGCGGCGGTGGCGCACGCGGTGGGGGCGGAGCTGGTGACGATCGATCCGCTCGCGCGCGACTACCTCCCCAACCTGGTCGACATGGCCCGGCGGATTGCGGCCGGGACGGCCCCGGAGGTGAAGTGACCATGGCGGAGCGGGCGGCGGTGGTGCTGGAGCAGGTGACGTTCGGCTACGATAGCGAGCCGGCGGTCGAAGAGGCCAGTTTCGCGATCGGGGAGCGGGAGTATGTCTGGATCGTGGGGCCGAACGGGGGCGGAAAGACGACGCTGGTGAAGCTGATTCTGGGGCTGCTGCAGCCGCGACGCGGGACGGTGCGGGTGTTCGGGGCGCCGCCGGAGGAGGCGCGGCACCGGATCGGGTACATGCCCCAGCACGCGCGGTTGGATCCGAAATTTCCGGTGACGGTTTTCGAGGTGGCCCTCATGGGGCGGCTGGGACCGCGGCGCTGGATCGGGCGGTACCGCCGGGCCGACCGCAAGGCGGCGCTTCGGGCGCTCGACCAGGTCGGGCTCGCGGACATGCGCAACCGCAACCTCGCGGAGCTCTCGGGGGGGCAGCAGCGGCGGCTCCTGATCGCCCGCGCGCTCGCGGCCGAACCCGAACTGCTCCTGCTCGACGAGCCGATGGCGAACCTCGACATCCGGGGAGAAAACGAGCTCACCCGGCTCCTGCAGGAGCTGAACAACCGCCTCACGATCATCATGGTGTCGCACGACCCGGCGTTTGTGGCCGGGTCGGTCAAGCGCGTCGTGTGCGTGAAGCGGCGCGTGCACACGCACCCGACCGCCACGCTCGACAGCGGGTTCATGCGGGAGCTGTACGGCACGGAGTTCCGCGTGGTGCGGCACGACGTCGAACAGGGGTCCGGGGAGGGCGCCGCCTGATGCTGGATTTTTTCCACGCGGTGACGCAGTATACGTTCGTGCTGAACGCTCTCCTCACCGGGATCCTGGCGAGCGTGGCGTGCGGGATGGTGGGGTCGTTCGTGGTGGCGCGACGGATCACCTATATCGCGGGCGGGATCGCGCACAGCGTGCTGGGAGGCATGGGGGTGGCGCGGTGGCTGGAGCTGGTCCACGGCTGGCCGGTCAAGCCGCTCTACGGGGCGGTGGCGGCGGCCTTGGCGGCGGCCCTGACGATCGGAGTGGTGAGCCTGAAAGCGCGCGAGCGGGAGGACACGGTGATCGGGGCGATCTGGGCGATCGGGATGGCGGTGGGGATCCTTTTCATTGCGGCGACGCCCGGCTACAATGAGGACCTGATGAGTTACCTATTCGGCAACATTCTGATGGTCGGCCCGGTTGATTTGTGGCTCATCGGGGGGCTGGATCTTGGCGTGATGGCCGTGACCCTGCTGTTTTTCAACCAGTTGCAGGCTGTCTGTTTCGACGAAGAATTCGCCCGCGTCCGCGGCCTGAATGTCGAGGCCTACTACCTGCTGCTGCTGGGGCTGACGGCGCTGACGGTGGTGATCCTGGTGACGGTCGTGGGGATCGTGCTCGTGATCGCGCTGCTCACGCTGCCGGTGGCGGTGGCGGGGTATTTCGCCCGGACGCTGGGGCGGATCATGGCCGCATCGATCGGGCTGTCAATTTTGTTCACGGTCGCGGGGCTGGCGGCGAGTTTCGGGCCGAATCTCCCGGCCGGAGCCATGATCATCATGGCGGCCGGGGGAAGCTACCTTGCGGTGGTGGCGGCGACGCGGCTGCGGCGGGCGATCCGGTAGAACGGGACGGGCGCGCGGAAGTCTGTGGGCGGGCGATTCTTTGGTTGACCTCCCCCCGTAATATGTTATCTTGATTTGTGCCACATAGAGATTAGTCCGCCGACGAGTCTCCGCGTTTTTTGGCCTTGCCTGATTGACATGTGCGAAATTGGCCATTCCGGATGAAGCATACGAACCGTCTATATGCCCGCAATTGGAGGATCAATGAAAGCGCTCGTGCTAACGGTAACGCTCTGCCTGTTGGTGGCCGGGGCTGTCTTCGCAGCGAATGACGAGGAGGGACCGGCCGGATCCAACCGGCTTCGCCTCGACCCCAATGTGACCAGGTACCTGGAGTCTGAGGACGGGGTTCCGCTTTATGTTTCTGGTACTTTTGCGCAGAAGGTGGCGCGCGGGAACGAAGCCGCGTCGGCCTACAGCTTCTTTGAGGAATACAAAGCATCGTACCGCATGACCGATCCCCGCGCGGAGCTGGCGGTCGAGCGGCTGGTGACGGATGACCTGGGGATGCGGCACCTACGCATGACGCAGCGGTACCGGGGGCTGCCGGTGATCGGCGGCGACCTGGTCGTGCATTTCACGGCGCAGGATCAGCTCCGGGGGGTCAACGGGACGTTTGTACCCGGGATCTCTCTGGAGGTCACGCCGCAGCTGGCCGCGGCCGAGGCGGTGCGGCTGGCGGAAACCGACCTCGCATCGTTCTTCGGCCAAGGCACGCCGGCCGAGCCGCAGCTGGTGGTGTTCCCCTGGGAGGGGACGACGCACCTCGCATGGCGGCTGTTCCTCTACTCCGACACGCCGATGGGGCGGTGGGAGTACTTCATCGACGCCCGGTCCGGCGCGGTGATCTACAAGGCTAACCGGATCATGAACAGCGACGCGATCGGAACCGGGATCGGCGTGATGGGCGCGGCCCGCGACCATATCGACGTCGACTACACCGGCTCGACCTACCAGATGAAGGACTACACACGGCAGGCGGCCAACAACCCGCACGGGCACGACGGGCAGATGCCGGCGGGGAACTATATTCAAACGAACATCGCCGGCTCCACGCTTCCGGGGTCGATCGCCACGGACGCCGACAACTACTGGGATGTGGCGGCGACGCAGCGGCCGGCGGTGGACGGGCAGGTGTACACGGCGCTGATGTACGACTACCTGCTGGCCCATTTCGGGCGCAACGGCTACAACAACGCCGGGGCGAGCATGCTCACGATCGTCAACTACAGCGGCGACGGCAACGACAACGCGTACTGGGACGGCTCGCGGATCGTGGTCTGGAGCTGGTCGACCGGGTGGCGCTCGCTGGCCGGCTGTCCCGACGTGATCGCCCACGAGTGGGGGCACGCGGTGACCGAGTATGAATCGAACCTCGTGTACCAGAAGGAGCCGGGGGCGCTCAACGAATCGTTTTCGGACATGATCGGGGCGGCGTTCGAGTTCTACTACGACACGCTGGACGTCCCCGACTGGGATATGGGCGAGAACGGCCGGACCACGGGCGTGGCGTTCCGGTCGATGGACAACCCGCACGAGTTCGGGGATCCGGACACCTACGGCACCGGCGACCCGTATTGGGTTGACGTAGTCAACTGCACGCCGAGCTCCTGGAACGACTACTGCGGCGTGCACACCAACAGCGGCGTCGGCAACAAGTGGTTCTTCCTGCTGTCGGACGGCGGGACGCACAACGGCGTGACGGTCACCGGCATCGGCGTGCACAACGCGATCAGGGTGGCCTACCGGGCCAACGCCTACTACTGGAACAGCCAGACGACCTACCACGAGGCGGCCATTGCGACCCTGGATGCGGCCGATGATCTCGATCCCAGCGGCCTGTGGTCGCAGCGGGCCGCGCGGGCGTGGACAGCGGTGAATGTCGCCGTGCCCCTGCCGGGACTCGCGTTCTCATTCCCGGACGGTGTGCCGTCGACAATCACCCCGACCGACTCGACCGGTTTCCCGGTGGTGATCGCGGGCGTCTACGGCGGCGAGATGATGACCGGGAGCCAGCGGCTGCACTACCGGACCGACGGCGGCGCGTGGGAGCACCAGGTGATGGCGCCGGCGGCCGGGGATACGTTCACGGCGATGCTCCCGCCGGCCGAGTGCGGCAGCACGGTCGAGTTCTACTTCAGCGCCCGGCTGAGCGACGGCACGACCTATGAAGAAGCGAGCATGGCCAATCCGCTCTCCGCGATTCCGATGACGGAGGTTACGGAGGTGATGGATGACAATTTCCAGACGAACCTTGGCTGGACGGTGACGAGCACGGCGACGGCCGGGCAGTGGCAGCGCGGCACGCCGGTGGGCGGCGGCGACCGCGGCGATCCGCCGACCGACTACGACGGCTCGGGCCAGTGCTACCTCACGGGGAACACCGACGGCGACTCGGATATCGACGGCGGCACGACGACGCTGATCTCGCCCACCTTCGATTTGTCGGGCGGCGACGCCGAGGTGAGCTACGCGCGCTGGTTTTCCAACACATACGGCTCGGCGCCGAATGAGGACGTGATGGAGGTGTTCGCCTCCAACGATAACGGCAACAGCTGGGTGCTGGTGGAGACGGTCGGCCCGGTCGATGAGGCCGGCGGCGGCTGGTACACCCACTCGTTCCTGGTGGGGAACTTCCTCACGCCGAGCGCGCAGATGAAAGTGCGGTTCGTGGCCGGCGATCTCGGGAGCGGCTCGGTGGTCGAGGCGGGGGTGGACGCGTTCAAGGTGACGCGCTTCACTTGCAACAGCGGCATCCCGGCGCCGGCGATTCAGACGACCGATGTCCCCGACTGGACTATCGGCGTGGCCTGCAGCCAGCAGTTGGCGGCCACGGGCGGGACGGGCGCGCTGACGTGGAGCGATCTGAACGGCGACCTGGTCGGGACGGGGCTGAGCCTCACCACCGACGGGCTCCTGACCGGTACGCCCTCGGCGGCCGGACCGATCACGTTCACGGCGCTCGTCACGGACGAAAATGCGCAGACTGATCAGCAGCTCCTGAATTTCACGATCAACAGCGCGGTGGTGGTCAACGCCGCCACGCTGCCCGACTGGACGGCCGGCGTGGCGTACGCGCAGCAGCTCACGGCGAGCGGCGGGACGGGCGCCCGGACATTCAGCGACAAGCTCAACAGCCTGGCGGGCACGGGCCTGACTCTGAACGCCGCGGGCGCGCTGACCGGGACGCCGGCCGCGGCCGGGTCGATCGGTTTCACGGCGCTCGCGACCGACGCGGTCGGGGCGACGGGGGAACGGGTGTTCGGTTTCACGGTTAATCCGGCCGTGAGTATCACGACCGCGAGTCTCCCCGACGGCAAGGCCGGGGAAGCCTACACGCACGCTATGGAGGGAACCGGCGGGACCGGCGCGCTGGTGTGGTCGGACGCCGGCGGCACGCTGGCGGGACTCGGACTGGCGATCTCGGACGCCGGCCTCATTACCGGCGCGCCGGTCGACAGCGGGACGTTCACTCTCACGCTCCAGGCGGCCGATCAGGTCGGGTCGACCGACCAGGTCGAACTGTCGCTCCACGTGGCTCCCGCGTTCATCTGCGGCGACATCGACGGCGACGGAACGATCGGGGTGGCCGACGTCACCTACCTGGTCGCGTTCATGTTCCGGGGCGGCGAGGCGCCGCCGATCATGGCGGCGGCCGATTTGAACGCCACCGGGGCGATCGAGGTGAACGATCTCACCATGTTGATTTCGTACCTGTTCCGCAGCGGTCCCCTGCCTACCTGCGCACCATAATCTCGTGACACCCCCGGGGCCGCCTGCCCCGGGGGTGTTCTTCAAGGCCGCGACCGGCGGCCGAATGGGAGATGTCTCATATGCGTTACCGGATATGTCTTGTGATCTGTGCGATCCTGTGCGGGATCGCCCCGGCGGCCGGTGCGGCCGACCTCTACCGTGTGGCCGTGGAGAGCGCGGCCGACGCGCGGGCGCTGAACGCCGCCGGCGTGGATGCGGCCGTACGGGTGCGGGGGGGATACCTCGTCCTGGTCGATGCCCGGGCTCTCCCGGCGCTCGCCGAGAGCGGGCTGCGCTACGACCTGATCGCGACCACTGTCGACCGCAGCACGCTGGCGCTCGGCACGCACCACGACGGCGCCAACCCGGGCGGATATCCGACGGTGTATGCCGAGGACGGCGTGCGCCTCTACCGGGTGGAGCCGGGAGACGTGCGGGACAGGGCGGAGGCGGACGGTCTCGCGTCGTTGCCCCCAGGGAGCCGGCGAATCGTGTACCGCGAGCCGGCGCCTCGGGAGGTGAAGCAGCGCGCGCCGGGGAGCCTGGACCTCGAGACGCTGATCGCCCTGGTGCGGCAGGACTCGCTGCAGTCGTACACACTCCAGCTCCAGGCCTTCCCCAACCGGGTCACCGGTTCCCTGGGGAACCGGCAGTCGCGCGACTGGCTCCAGAACCGCCTCATCAGCTACGGCCTTGACTCTGCGTACCAGGACAGCTTTCTCTACGGCTCGACAAACTGCCAGAACGTCATCGGCGTCAAGATGGGGACGACCCTCCCCGACCACCGCATTGTGGTCGGGGCGCACCGGGACGCGGTGTCGGGCTCGCCGGGAGCGGACGACAACGGCTCCGGGACGGCGGCCGTGCTCGAGATGGCGCGGGTGATGGCGGACATACCGACGGAGATGACGTGGGTGTTCGCGCTGTTCGACTCCGAGGAGCAGGGGCTGAACGGATCCTACCACTACGCGGCCTCGGCGGCGGCCAACGGCGACAGCATTATCATGATGCTGAACATGGATATGATCGGATACAACGGAAACGTGAACAACGTGAGCGTGCACTACGGCGAGGACACGGTGTGGGCCTCGCGCTGGAAGATCATCGCTGACTCGCTGTCGACGAACCTGATCGGGTACTTCAGCGGATCGGCCTCGAACTCCGACCACTACCCGTTCCAGCAGGAAGGGTATGACGTCGTCTTCCTCATCGAGTACAACTTCTCGACCGTGTACCACTCGGAGCAGGACAGCACGACCTATATGAGTTTTCCGTACATGCGGCGGATCGTGCAGGCGTCGCTGGCGACCGCGTACGACGCGGACGGCGCGTACCTGCCGACGCCGGGGGTGCTCTTCACGGAAGTCGACCCGATCCCATTCATGGTGCCGCCGGTGGACACGTCCGAGTTTCTGATCTCCATCACGCCCGGTCCGGGCGGGGCGATTGCCCCCGGCAGCGCGCAGGTGCACTTCCGGTACGACGCCGGGGCGTGGCAGACCGGACCGCTGGCCGATCTCGGCGGCGGCACGTACGCGGTCCCGCTGCCTGGACCGCTCTGCGGGGAAAGGGTGCAGTTCTATGTGAGCGCGGCCGAGGTAACGACCGGGATGTACACCTATCCGGACTCGGCCTCGCCGTGGTCGGCGGCGGCGGCGACGCAATTCACCACCGCGCTGGCCGACAATTTTGAAACGGCGCAGGGGTGGACGGTGACGGGGAACGCGACCGCCGGTCAGTGGGCGCGGGGCGTGCCGGCGGGCGGCGGATCGCGCGGTGATCCCCCGACCGATTTCGACGGCTCGGGCCAGTGCTACCTCACCGGCAACAGCGCGGGGGATTCCGACGTCGACGGGGGCACGACCTACCTGACCTCGCCGACGTTCGACGCCACCGGGGGGGATGATGCCCTCGTGCACTACGCGCGCTGGTACTCCAATGACTTCGGGGCCAGCCCCTATGAAGACTACATGGACGTCCACGTGTCGAACAACAACGGCAGCACGTGGACGCTCGTGGAACGGGTCGGACCCTCCGGGACGCAAGTCTCGGGCGGGTGGTTCGAGCATTCGTTTGAGATCGGGGACTTCACGGCGCCCACAAACCAGATGCGGCTGCGCTTCACCGTGGGGGATCTCGGCAGCGGGTCGGTGGTCGAGGCGGCCGTGGACGCCGTGAGCGTGACGGCGTACACGTGCGAGGAAGGGTACTTCGTCATCACGACCGAGGATCTCCCGGACTGGACGGCGGGGGTTCCCTACTCCGTGCAGCTCGAAGCGGGGGGCGGGGTCGGCGCGCGGACGTGGGCGGACAAATTCGGCGACCTGCTCGGCACCGGACTGAGCCTGTCCTCCGGCGGGCTGGTAAGCGGCACGCCCACGGCGTCGGGAACGATCGCTTTCACGGCGACGTGCACGGACGAGGCGGACAGCACGGTTGAGAAGGCGTTTTCCTTCCTGATGAATGCGCCGGTGTCGATCGCCACGCGGTCGTTGCCGAACGGAGTGGTGGGGGAGGCGTACGCCCAGACGCTGACGGCGGTGGGCGGAACGGGCGGCCGCACGTGGAGCGAGCCGGGCGGCGGCCTGGCGGGCACCGGGCTGACCCTTGCGGCCAACGGCCTGCTGAGCGGGACGCCGACTGCGGCCGGCCCGATCGGCTTCACGGCCCGCGTGGAGGATGCGGTCGGGGGCTTCGACGAGGAGTCGTTCTCTTTCGTGATCGAGCTCCCCTACGTGTGCGGGGATGTCGACAACTCCGGCGAGGCGCCCAATGTGGCCGATCTGACATTCCTCGTCAACCACCTGTTCCGGGGCGGGCCGATGCCCCCGGTGGCGGAGGCGGCGGATGTCAACGGCGATGGGAATCTGACGGTGGCGGATCTGACGCGGCTGATCGATTTCCTCTTCCGTGCGGGCGGGCCGCTGGAGTGTGAGTGATGTCCGGCGGGACCCTCAACCCCGGGCTGAGAGTAGAATTCACCTTGGCCGATTGCAGCGGGAAAGGTGGAATTTACCCGCGGCCCGACTTGGGGAAGGATAAGATCGCGTAAGTTGTTGCCTGATAGTGTATTAAAAATGACAATCAGAACGTGTTTTGGCACGCGTTTTGATTGTCATTTTTTTGTCATTGCACTTACGAAGCAGCCGAACTTGGCTTCCGGCCCAACCGAGCCAGTCCGGAAGAGAAAAGACGTCTCACTATTGCAAGGGTGGGATTGTTGACAGGGGTAGATCGAAGAGTCGTCAAGACGTCGGGTCATGAGGGGGACGACAATTTCGGTCAGGGACTTGTGAGGACTTGCAAGTGGGGAGTGACTGGGGGCTTCATGCAGCCGCCCGGCTGGTGATGAGTTAAGACCCGGTAGCTGCCTACTCACTGCCGGGTCGCCTTTTGCTACCATACACCCATCAGAGATGGGGACCGGTTCTCCTACGCCGGTCCCCGTTCTTTTTGCGCCGGCCGGAAATCGGCGGGGAGACCGACCCGGCTGTCCGTATGGTAAGGTAGAATGGACGAATCTGTCATCTCGGGTCCGGTGAGAGGAATCCTATGAAGCACAAGATGGTACTGAAGACATGGGCGCTTGCGGGCGCGGCTTTCCTGCTCGTCCCGGGGGCGCAGGCGGACGTATCCAAAGCGGTGGTGTGGGACATTCCGACCGATGTCGCCGTCAAACAGTTCGGCGCTCTGCCCGGTTCGGCCCTGACGGCCGACGAGATCCGGTCGATTTCGCAGTATCGCTACACGGAGGATACGCTCAAGGTGCTCGTGATCTGCGTGGAGTGGTGGGACCGGCCGCACACCTACTCGCGGGAAACGCTCGACAGCATGCTGCTCTCGCGCGACGTGTACGGGGGCGGCTCGCTGGCGGACTACTTCGATGAGGTCTCCTACGGCCAGGGGGTAGTGGTGGGACAGGTGCTGGAGTGGTACAACGCCGGCTATTACATGGGAAACGTGCAGTACAATTTCGAGGCGCTCCTGGCGGAACTCGACCCGGTGGTGGATTTCTCGCAGTTTGACGGGAACGGGGACGGGGACGTGGATGCGGTCATTTTCCTGCGCTCGGGCACCGGGCAGGAGGACAGCCGGGAGTCGGAGGACATCTGGTCGTACGCGATGTCGTACGCGACCGGGCACGGCCCGGGGCCGTTTGACGGCGTTCACGTGAGCCACTGGAACACCTCGCCGGAGCTAAGGCCGCTGCGCGATCCCGCCTGGCCCCCCTACTTCTCCGGGCTCGACAGCCTCAACAACATCCGGGTCTTCTGCCACGAGCTGGCCCACAATTTCGGCCTGCCGGACCTCTACGACTATGACGCCAAGACCGACACGACCACGTACTTCACCCCGGCCGACAGCAACGACCACCCGGTCTACGACTGGTGCCTGATGGGGTACGGCGGGTACGGGATCTTCTCGATCAAGAGCCGCGTTCCCTCGCACCTGTGCGGGTGGAGCAAGATGCAGATCGGGTGGCTAGACCCGATCGAAGTGACCGGGACCTGCGAAAACCTGGTCCTCTACGATGTCGAGACACACACCGACAGTTCCCTGTACCGGCTGCCGATCCGGCCGTGGGAGGGGGAGTATTTCCTGTTGGAGTTCCGAAACCCCCGTGCGGGGGGAAAATTCGACAAACT
This genomic stretch from Candidatus Zixiibacteriota bacterium harbors:
- a CDS encoding M28 family peptidase; translation: MICAILCGIAPAAGAADLYRVAVESAADARALNAAGVDAAVRVRGGYLVLVDARALPALAESGLRYDLIATTVDRSTLALGTHHDGANPGGYPTVYAEDGVRLYRVEPGDVRDRAEADGLASLPPGSRRIVYREPAPREVKQRAPGSLDLETLIALVRQDSLQSYTLQLQAFPNRVTGSLGNRQSRDWLQNRLISYGLDSAYQDSFLYGSTNCQNVIGVKMGTTLPDHRIVVGAHRDAVSGSPGADDNGSGTAAVLEMARVMADIPTEMTWVFALFDSEEQGLNGSYHYAASAAANGDSIIMMLNMDMIGYNGNVNNVSVHYGEDTVWASRWKIIADSLSTNLIGYFSGSASNSDHYPFQQEGYDVVFLIEYNFSTVYHSEQDSTTYMSFPYMRRIVQASLATAYDADGAYLPTPGVLFTEVDPIPFMVPPVDTSEFLISITPGPGGAIAPGSAQVHFRYDAGAWQTGPLADLGGGTYAVPLPGPLCGERVQFYVSAAEVTTGMYTYPDSASPWSAAAATQFTTALADNFETAQGWTVTGNATAGQWARGVPAGGGSRGDPPTDFDGSGQCYLTGNSAGDSDVDGGTTYLTSPTFDATGGDDALVHYARWYSNDFGASPYEDYMDVHVSNNNGSTWTLVERVGPSGTQVSGGWFEHSFEIGDFTAPTNQMRLRFTVGDLGSGSVVEAAVDAVSVTAYTCEEGYFVITTEDLPDWTAGVPYSVQLEAGGGVGARTWADKFGDLLGTGLSLSSGGLVSGTPTASGTIAFTATCTDEADSTVEKAFSFLMNAPVSIATRSLPNGVVGEAYAQTLTAVGGTGGRTWSEPGGGLAGTGLTLAANGLLSGTPTAAGPIGFTARVEDAVGGFDEESFSFVIELPYVCGDVDNSGEAPNVADLTFLVNHLFRGGPMPPVAEAADVNGDGNLTVADLTRLIDFLFRAGGPLECE
- a CDS encoding M6 family metalloprotease domain-containing protein, which gives rise to MVLKTWALAGAAFLLVPGAQADVSKAVVWDIPTDVAVKQFGALPGSALTADEIRSISQYRYTEDTLKVLVICVEWWDRPHTYSRETLDSMLLSRDVYGGGSLADYFDEVSYGQGVVVGQVLEWYNAGYYMGNVQYNFEALLAELDPVVDFSQFDGNGDGDVDAVIFLRSGTGQEDSRESEDIWSYAMSYATGHGPGPFDGVHVSHWNTSPELRPLRDPAWPPYFSGLDSLNNIRVFCHELAHNFGLPDLYDYDAKTDTTTYFTPADSNDHPVYDWCLMGYGGYGIFSIKSRVPSHLCGWSKMQIGWLDPIEVTGTCENLVLYDVETHTDSSLYRLPIRPWEGEYFLLEFRNPRAGGKFDKLDSDFSVYFPNTLAYGCDTLDGGLIITHVHDSLGAWWFRINYGWPWYPHYTVAVEDAGYNPAINMSANPEGYVTDSAQWWYPYETRKGAAFSPNVPGQNLFSPTTYPSSDGYEGPSGIIVRVDSIVGDRMYLYVHNPFFYDADGDGAADGADNCMDTYNPDQANADGDQFGDVCDNCPTVTNADQADYDEDGIGDACDACPADPFNDADGDTLCAEGDNCPNAYNPGQEDANEDGIGDACCCLLRGDMNLDGAVKVSDLTMLINFLFRGGPASGCPEHADVNGDGGVAVSDVTALITYLFRGGAAPPSCR